In Eucalyptus grandis isolate ANBG69807.140 chromosome 4, ASM1654582v1, whole genome shotgun sequence, the following proteins share a genomic window:
- the LOC104418955 gene encoding SKP1-like protein 1A, giving the protein MSSPPSASASSSPPPCPKKMITLRSSDGATFEIEETAALQSKTLENMIHENCASTLIPVPNITGEVLARVVEFCSKHAEAGVDDESLGAWDEEFVAVDHTTLFDYIRAANFLEIPTLLDLGCQTVADMIKGKTPDEIKKTFKITTACTPEEEEEVRGENQWAFE; this is encoded by the exons ATGTCGTCTcctccctccgcctccgcctcctcctcgccgccgccgtgcCCGAAGAAGATGATCACCCTGAGAAGCTCCGACGGGGCGACCTTCGAGATCGAGGAGACCGCCGCCTTGCAGTCCAAGACCCTCGAGAACATGATCCACGAGAACTGCGCCAGCACCCTGATCCCGGTGCCGAACATCACCGGCGAAGTCCTGGCCAGAGTCGTGGAGTTCTGCAGCAAGCACGCCGAGGCCGGCGTCGACGACGAGAGCCTCGGCGCTTGGGACGAGGAGTTCGTCGCCGTCGATCACACTACTCTCTTTGACTACATCCGG GCGGCAAATTTCCTGGAAATTCCAACTTTGCTGGACTTGGGCTGCCAGACTGTGGCAGACATGATCAAGGGTAAGACTCCggatgagataaaaaaaactttcaaaatcaCGACCGCATGCACAccggaagaggaagaagaggtgcGTGGGGAGAACCAGTGGGCATTTGAATGA